A region of Thermodesulfobium sp. 4217-1 DNA encodes the following proteins:
- a CDS encoding DUF4351 domain-containing protein: MITLTKKWKMEGKEEGRIEGKMEGKMEGMLFEAQDMVLNAIEAKFDTISPEIESKVKSISDRERLKNIMKAIFKINSISELEDLL, encoded by the coding sequence TTGATAACCTTAACTAAGAAGTGGAAGATGGAAGGAAAAGAAGAAGGCCGGATAGAAGGAAAGATGGAAGGAAAAATGGAAGGCATGCTGTTTGAAGCTCAGGATATGGTATTGAACGCCATTGAGGCAAAATTTGATACTATTTCGCCTGAAATAGAGAGCAAAGTTAAAAGTATCTCAGATAGAGAGAGACTGAAAAATATAATGAAAGCAATATTTAAGATTAACAGCATAAGCGAGCTTGAGGATTTACTATAG
- a CDS encoding helicase-related protein yields the protein MSNFITNSGERSLKSRISTLVKNSAELKFLVGFFYFSGLKELYESMKENQDVTLNVLVGLNVDTSNFGLIEYAQNRDNLSQREISDKYLYSLKKSINTELFDTKEFYSQSKFFVGLIKSGRLNIRKTLEPNHAKLYLFKLKNEVGRSRLFITGSSNLTSSGLSRQKEFNVEISDYGFKEAEDYFDKFWEDSVEITEKDESKNRLINTLEKETLIRKVTPFEAYALVLKSYLDVFKGKDISQRLTEIFEENGYKPYSYQLDAIKQALGIIDQSNGVLIADVVGLGKTIIACALGYELRQRGIVIAPPGIIGDKKKSFGWWRYLEEFGLAKLGWQPYSSGDLKTVLEAVSVAKDIEVVVVDEAHRFRNQNTKDYELLKNICMGKKIILLTATPFNNQPSDIFSLLKLFIMPKKSSITLSDNLEYKFDLFSSQFDKLSYIKKYLASSDTKKRERAIFYNKLLFGTDRIDLRSVDFLAHSIAKQIKDVIEPIIIRRNRLDLAENPNYNTEIGELSIIKDPDEWFFELTSDQSDFYDKVIEDYFALPEDGGRFKGAIYKPFLYEKGVLIEDLEKGFTKEENFQYFQQINLYDFMRRLLVKRFESSFGAFEQSIRNFKKITEEVLKFIEKTGKYILDRDLLEKIYNKDIDEIEEYLNNYAKNLEKEEHSTNDKIYILKEFKLKDKFVQDIKDDLELFDDILKELAKLNMVADDPKIKSLIKNLKKVFNMPSSGKEPKRKAVIFTEYLDTVKYLKNTLNKRFNNRVLVVEGILSASKLREIRENFDASYGELKDDYDILLTTDMVSEGFNLNRAGIVVNYDIPWNPVRVIQRVGRINRISKKVFEELYIANFFPTQKGSDLVRSRDIASNKMFMIHKALGEDSKIFDVDEEPKASNLYKRIQQNPDEMEKESFYTRIFREFEDIKKERPDIVEVLNSFPNRVKVAKSGGKDEVFVVIKKGKIYVNHRIYDEETKEVSSLEDVIDDIRSDENEKGLELSDRFWDEYMILRDYEGKIDKPFKNSAQSIETKAYNLLRSLQKKDSLSDQKDFINTLIEDIRDYGSLSEYTLRRLVNMEKMKEDSVSKEISNLKKELGADYLKREKERLKSLNKEVIIAIENRRG from the coding sequence ATGAGTAACTTTATTACAAATTCAGGCGAAAGGTCTTTGAAGAGTAGAATATCAACACTGGTCAAAAATAGCGCTGAACTAAAATTTCTTGTTGGATTTTTTTACTTTTCTGGTTTGAAAGAGTTATATGAAAGCATGAAAGAGAACCAGGATGTAACCTTAAATGTGCTTGTAGGACTCAATGTAGATACTTCGAACTTCGGCTTAATCGAATACGCTCAAAATAGAGATAATCTGTCACAAAGAGAAATTTCTGATAAATATTTATATTCTCTGAAGAAGTCTATTAACACAGAGCTTTTTGACACGAAAGAATTTTATAGCCAGTCAAAATTTTTTGTTGGTTTAATAAAATCAGGTAGGCTAAATATAAGAAAGACTCTTGAGCCAAATCACGCAAAGCTTTATCTTTTCAAACTAAAAAATGAGGTTGGCAGATCCAGACTTTTTATTACAGGAAGCAGTAATCTTACAAGTTCTGGACTGTCCAGACAAAAAGAGTTTAACGTGGAGATCTCTGACTATGGATTTAAAGAGGCAGAAGATTATTTTGATAAATTCTGGGAAGATTCTGTAGAGATTACCGAGAAAGATGAATCTAAGAATAGATTAATAAATACCCTTGAGAAAGAGACGCTAATAAGAAAGGTTACACCTTTTGAGGCGTATGCGCTGGTTCTAAAAAGTTATCTGGACGTTTTCAAGGGCAAGGATATCAGTCAGAGGTTGACAGAGATATTTGAAGAAAACGGCTATAAGCCATATTCATATCAGCTTGACGCTATCAAGCAAGCTCTGGGAATCATAGACCAAAGCAATGGAGTCTTGATAGCTGATGTGGTGGGACTGGGTAAGACTATTATTGCATGCGCGCTCGGATACGAGCTAAGGCAGCGGGGCATAGTGATAGCTCCTCCTGGCATTATAGGCGACAAAAAGAAGAGCTTCGGGTGGTGGAGATATTTAGAAGAGTTTGGCCTGGCGAAATTAGGATGGCAGCCATATTCTTCGGGAGACTTAAAGACTGTTCTCGAAGCTGTTTCGGTAGCAAAAGATATAGAAGTGGTTGTAGTTGATGAGGCGCACAGATTTAGAAACCAAAACACTAAAGATTATGAGCTTCTAAAGAATATATGCATGGGCAAGAAGATAATTCTTTTGACTGCGACGCCTTTTAACAATCAACCTTCAGATATATTTTCACTTCTGAAGCTGTTTATTATGCCGAAAAAATCAAGCATTACCTTGTCAGATAACCTAGAGTACAAATTCGATTTATTTTCAAGCCAGTTTGACAAGCTCTCTTATATAAAGAAATACCTTGCTTCTTCTGATACGAAAAAAAGAGAAAGGGCAATATTTTACAACAAGCTTTTGTTTGGAACGGATAGGATAGATCTTAGAAGTGTAGACTTTCTTGCTCATTCAATAGCCAAACAGATCAAGGACGTAATAGAGCCTATTATTATCCGCAGAAATAGACTGGATCTCGCTGAAAATCCAAATTACAACACGGAAATAGGTGAACTCTCAATTATAAAAGATCCAGATGAGTGGTTTTTCGAGCTCACATCAGACCAATCTGATTTTTATGATAAGGTTATAGAAGATTATTTTGCCCTGCCAGAAGATGGTGGCAGGTTTAAAGGAGCTATATATAAGCCCTTTCTCTATGAAAAGGGAGTTTTAATAGAAGATCTTGAAAAGGGATTCACCAAAGAAGAAAATTTTCAATATTTTCAACAGATAAACCTATATGATTTTATGAGAAGGCTACTGGTAAAAAGATTTGAGAGCTCTTTTGGTGCTTTTGAACAGAGTATAAGAAACTTTAAGAAGATTACAGAAGAAGTGCTAAAATTCATAGAAAAGACTGGAAAGTATATCTTAGATAGGGATCTACTTGAAAAAATCTACAACAAAGATATTGATGAAATAGAAGAATATTTAAATAACTATGCTAAGAATCTTGAAAAAGAGGAGCATTCGACAAACGACAAGATATATATCCTGAAGGAGTTTAAGCTCAAAGATAAGTTTGTTCAGGATATTAAAGATGACTTAGAGCTTTTTGATGATATTTTAAAAGAATTAGCTAAACTAAATATGGTAGCTGACGATCCGAAAATAAAATCATTAATAAAAAATTTGAAGAAAGTTTTCAATATGCCTTCAAGCGGTAAAGAGCCAAAAAGAAAGGCTGTAATATTTACAGAGTATCTTGATACTGTAAAGTATCTTAAAAACACTCTGAACAAAAGGTTTAATAACAGGGTGCTTGTGGTAGAGGGTATTTTAAGTGCGAGCAAATTAAGAGAGATAAGAGAGAATTTTGACGCATCGTATGGTGAACTAAAGGATGACTACGACATACTTCTTACAACCGATATGGTTTCTGAGGGATTTAACCTGAATAGGGCTGGGATAGTGGTGAACTATGATATACCCTGGAATCCTGTAAGGGTAATCCAGAGGGTGGGAAGAATCAATAGAATATCCAAAAAGGTTTTTGAAGAGCTATATATTGCAAATTTCTTTCCTACGCAAAAGGGCTCAGACCTGGTAAGGTCAAGGGATATCGCATCGAACAAGATGTTTATGATTCACAAGGCTTTGGGTGAAGACTCTAAAATATTTGATGTGGACGAAGAACCTAAGGCGTCAAATCTTTATAAAAGGATACAGCAAAACCCTGATGAGATGGAAAAAGAGAGCTTTTATACCAGAATTTTCAGAGAATTTGAAGATATAAAGAAAGAGCGCCCAGATATAGTAGAAGTGCTAAATAGCTTCCCAAATAGAGTAAAGGTTGCTAAATCTGGCGGCAAAGATGAGGTCTTTGTGGTCATAAAGAAGGGCAAAATTTATGTAAATCACAGAATTTATGATGAGGAGACAAAGGAAGTAAGTTCATTAGAAGACGTAATAGATGACATTCGTTCAGATGAGAACGAAAAAGGTCTGGAGCTTAGCGATAGATTTTGGGATGAATATATGATTTTGAGAGATTATGAGGGTAAAATTGACAAGCCTTTTAAAAATAGCGCCCAAAGCATTGAAACTAAGGCTTATAATCTTTTGAGAAGCTTGCAAAAGAAAGATAGCCTTTCGGATCAAAAAGACTTTATCAATACTCTCATAGAAGATATTCGCGATTATGGATCTTTATCTGAATACACGCTAAGAAGGCTGGTAAATATGGAAAAGATGAAAGAGGATAGCGTGTCAAAAGAGATTTCGAATCTTAAAAAAGAGTTGGGCGCTGACTATCTAAAAAGAGAGAAAGAAAGATTGAAAAGCCTAAA